A window of Caretta caretta isolate rCarCar2 chromosome 13, rCarCar1.hap1, whole genome shotgun sequence contains these coding sequences:
- the ARHGAP40 gene encoding rho GTPase-activating protein 40 isoform X1, with protein sequence MDKLGKPGSGFARTRIPRPQLVFHSIQPPSNSQVSGICSRSCPCKMSQFPQKSSMEPPLSECMNSRADYLDSLSMDNFWLEVENIKQSTEAEQEECNLTDVKTPEEGEAEAEWLQDAGLSDLIGDDTSDNDNVVLLSTLTKTQAAAVQRRLDTYSRSRRKKNKPPVRDVRDIFGVASSEEMVVEMEESDKNRCQHSVETSNYAQKPDSRGLQDFPCMLGSPGKEEIFCTDIAYSEQAAILLKGSFVRESRRIKDESALTQFKIPKGRLGVTRIGDLSPQDMKKIPTLALIELTALCDILGLELKRNKAAKQKAKENRLFGVPLSTLLENDQKLIPNTKVPLILQALLSCLEKKGLDTEGILRVSGSQTRIKSLGEKLESDFYSGLFRWDEVRQNDVSGLLKRFIRELPTPLLTAEYLPAFAAVQNIPDLKQRLQALNLLILILPEPNRNTLKTLLEFLSKVVAREKKNKMNLWNVSTVIAPNLFMHKGLANKIPEGKEKQLAEGAADVVRMMIHYQDLLWTISSFLVAQVRKLNESSSRRYQFYDKRIKNLLRKIHIDKDKVEKNQAEPSKTVKVQTSLLLKDSLEVHLNNGTKAADVLRQFQKHLSQNGWSIVNKVSLIKRNGAVESMNLLLYEVGGNISEHCLDPDTYLLDLYQINPHAEWIIKQNPSFPRML encoded by the exons ATGGATAAACTTGGAAAGCCTGgttctgggtttgccagaactcgGATTCCCAGACCTCAACTTGTATTCCATTCCATCCAGCCTCCTTCCAATTCACAGGTCTCGGGCATTTGCAG CAGAAGTTGCCCTTGCAAAATGAGCCAGTTTCCTCAGAAGAGTTCTATGGAGCCCCCATTGTCGGAGTGCATGAATTCCAGAGCAGATTATTTGGACAGCTTGTCAATGGACAATTTTTGGCTGGAGGTGGAGAATATCAAACAGAGCACAGAAGCTGAGCAAGAGGAGTGCAACCTTACAGATGTCAAAACCCCAGAGG AGGGAGAAGCCGAAGCTGAGTGGCTACAGGATGCAGGCCTCTCTGACCTAATTGGGGACGACACCTCAGACAATGACAATGTAGTGCTGCTCTCCACCTTGACCAAGACCCAGGCTGCAGCCGTGCAGCGAAGGCTGGATACTTACTCACGGTCACGGCGGAAGAAGAACAAACCGCCCGTGCGTGATGTCAGAGACATTTTTGGTGTGGCCAGCTCCGAG GAGATGGTAGTGGAGATGGAGGAATCCGACAAGAATCGGTGTCAGCACAGTGTGGAGACTTCAAACTACGCTCAGAAAC CAGATTCAAGGGGACTCCAGGATTTTCCTTGCATGCTCGGAAGCCCTGGAAAAGAGGAGATATTCTGTACTGACATTGCCTACTCGGAGCAAGCAGCCATTTTGCTCAAGGGATCATTTGTACGGGAGTCTAGGAGGATAAAGGACGAGAGCGCCCTAACT CAGTTTAAGATCCCTAAGGGCAGGCTGGGAGTGACCCGGATAGGAGACTTATCTCCACAGGACATGAAGAAGATCCCCACATTGGCCCTGATTGAGCTGACGGCTCTCTGTGACATCCTGGGCTTGGAGTTAAAGAGGAACAAGGCAGCCAAACAAAAGGCAAAAG AGAATCGACTCTTTGGAGTTCCACTCAGCACTTTGTTGGAAAATGACCAAAAACTCATCCCCAACACCAAGGTCCCGCTGATTCTCCAAGCA TTGCTGTCATGTTTGGAAAAGAAAGGGCTTGACACTGAAGGCATCCTGAGAGTTTCAGGGTCGCAGACCAGGATTAAG AGCCTGGGGGAAAAGCTGGAAAGTGACTTCTATTCTGGTCTGTTCCGCTGGGATGAGGTCCGCCAGAACGATGTGTCTGGCTTACTGAAGAGGTTCATTCGAGAGCTGCCCACCCCTCTGTTGACAGCCGAGTATCTGCCGGCGTTCGCTGCTGTGCAAA ATatcccagacctgaagcagagaTTGCAAGCTCTCAACCTGCTTATCCTGATTCTGCCAGAGCCCAACAGAAACACCCTAAAG ACTCTGCTGGAATTTCTCAGTAAAGTGGTTGCTAgggagaaaaagaacaaaatgaaTCTCTGGAATGTTTCCACAGTCATCGCTCCAAATCTCTTCATGCATAAAGGACTGGCGAATAAGATcccagaagggaaggagaagcagctggcagagggggCAGCCGATGTTGTGCGGATGATGATCCATTACCAAGACTTGCTTTGGACT ATCTCCTCTTTCCTGGTAGCTCAAGTGAGAAAACTGAATGAGAGCAGCAGCCGGAGGTACCAGTTCTACGATAAACGAATCAAAAACTTGCTACGGAAGATTCACATAGACAAGGACAAAGTGGAGAAGAACCAGGCAGAA CCTTCCAAGACCGTGAAAGTCCAGACATCTCTGTTACTGAAGGATTCACTGGAGGTTCACTTGAACAATGGAACCAAAGCTGCAGATGTCCTAAGGCAGTTTCAGAAACACCTCAGCCAGAACGGCTGGAGTATTGTCAACAAAGTCAGCCTCATCAAACG CAATGGTGCTGTCGAGTCAATGAACCTGCTCCTCTACGAAGTAGGCGGCAATATAA
- the ARHGAP40 gene encoding rho GTPase-activating protein 40 isoform X4 has translation MDKLGKPGSGFARTRIPRPQLVFHSIQPPSNSQVSGICSRSCPCKMSQFPQKSSMEPPLSECMNSRADYLDSLSMDNFWLEVENIKQSTEAEQEECNLTDVKTPEEGEAEAEWLQDAGLSDLIGDDTSDNDNVVLLSTLTKTQAAAVQRRLDTYSRSRRKKNKPPVRDVRDIFGVASSEEMVVEMEESDKNRCQHSVETSNYAQKHSRGLQDFPCMLGSPGKEEIFCTDIAYSEQAAILLKGSFVRESRRIKDESALTQFKIPKGRLGVTRIGDLSPQDMKKIPTLALIELTALCDILGLELKRNKAAKQKAKENRLFGVPLSTLLENDQKLIPNTKVPLILQALLSCLEKKGLDTEGILRVSGSQTRIKSLGEKLESDFYSGLFRWDEVRQNDVSGLLKRFIRELPTPLLTAEYLPAFAAVQNIPDLKQRLQALNLLILILPEPNRNTLKTLLEFLSKVVAREKKNKMNLWNVSTVIAPNLFMHKGLANKIPEGKEKQLAEGAADVVRMMIHYQDLLWTISSFLVAQVRKLNESSSRRYQFYDKRIKNLLRKIHIDKDKVEKNQAEPSKTVKVQTSLLLKDSLEVHLNNGTKAADVLRQFQKHLSQNGWSIVNKVSLIKRNGAVESMNLLLYEVGGNISEHCLDPDTYLLDLYQINPHAEWIIKQNPSFPRML, from the exons ATGGATAAACTTGGAAAGCCTGgttctgggtttgccagaactcgGATTCCCAGACCTCAACTTGTATTCCATTCCATCCAGCCTCCTTCCAATTCACAGGTCTCGGGCATTTGCAG CAGAAGTTGCCCTTGCAAAATGAGCCAGTTTCCTCAGAAGAGTTCTATGGAGCCCCCATTGTCGGAGTGCATGAATTCCAGAGCAGATTATTTGGACAGCTTGTCAATGGACAATTTTTGGCTGGAGGTGGAGAATATCAAACAGAGCACAGAAGCTGAGCAAGAGGAGTGCAACCTTACAGATGTCAAAACCCCAGAGG AGGGAGAAGCCGAAGCTGAGTGGCTACAGGATGCAGGCCTCTCTGACCTAATTGGGGACGACACCTCAGACAATGACAATGTAGTGCTGCTCTCCACCTTGACCAAGACCCAGGCTGCAGCCGTGCAGCGAAGGCTGGATACTTACTCACGGTCACGGCGGAAGAAGAACAAACCGCCCGTGCGTGATGTCAGAGACATTTTTGGTGTGGCCAGCTCCGAG GAGATGGTAGTGGAGATGGAGGAATCCGACAAGAATCGGTGTCAGCACAGTGTGGAGACTTCAAACTACGCTCAGAAAC ATTCAAGGGGACTCCAGGATTTTCCTTGCATGCTCGGAAGCCCTGGAAAAGAGGAGATATTCTGTACTGACATTGCCTACTCGGAGCAAGCAGCCATTTTGCTCAAGGGATCATTTGTACGGGAGTCTAGGAGGATAAAGGACGAGAGCGCCCTAACT CAGTTTAAGATCCCTAAGGGCAGGCTGGGAGTGACCCGGATAGGAGACTTATCTCCACAGGACATGAAGAAGATCCCCACATTGGCCCTGATTGAGCTGACGGCTCTCTGTGACATCCTGGGCTTGGAGTTAAAGAGGAACAAGGCAGCCAAACAAAAGGCAAAAG AGAATCGACTCTTTGGAGTTCCACTCAGCACTTTGTTGGAAAATGACCAAAAACTCATCCCCAACACCAAGGTCCCGCTGATTCTCCAAGCA TTGCTGTCATGTTTGGAAAAGAAAGGGCTTGACACTGAAGGCATCCTGAGAGTTTCAGGGTCGCAGACCAGGATTAAG AGCCTGGGGGAAAAGCTGGAAAGTGACTTCTATTCTGGTCTGTTCCGCTGGGATGAGGTCCGCCAGAACGATGTGTCTGGCTTACTGAAGAGGTTCATTCGAGAGCTGCCCACCCCTCTGTTGACAGCCGAGTATCTGCCGGCGTTCGCTGCTGTGCAAA ATatcccagacctgaagcagagaTTGCAAGCTCTCAACCTGCTTATCCTGATTCTGCCAGAGCCCAACAGAAACACCCTAAAG ACTCTGCTGGAATTTCTCAGTAAAGTGGTTGCTAgggagaaaaagaacaaaatgaaTCTCTGGAATGTTTCCACAGTCATCGCTCCAAATCTCTTCATGCATAAAGGACTGGCGAATAAGATcccagaagggaaggagaagcagctggcagagggggCAGCCGATGTTGTGCGGATGATGATCCATTACCAAGACTTGCTTTGGACT ATCTCCTCTTTCCTGGTAGCTCAAGTGAGAAAACTGAATGAGAGCAGCAGCCGGAGGTACCAGTTCTACGATAAACGAATCAAAAACTTGCTACGGAAGATTCACATAGACAAGGACAAAGTGGAGAAGAACCAGGCAGAA CCTTCCAAGACCGTGAAAGTCCAGACATCTCTGTTACTGAAGGATTCACTGGAGGTTCACTTGAACAATGGAACCAAAGCTGCAGATGTCCTAAGGCAGTTTCAGAAACACCTCAGCCAGAACGGCTGGAGTATTGTCAACAAAGTCAGCCTCATCAAACG CAATGGTGCTGTCGAGTCAATGAACCTGCTCCTCTACGAAGTAGGCGGCAATATAA
- the ARHGAP40 gene encoding rho GTPase-activating protein 40 isoform X3, translating to MDKLGKPGSGFARTRIPRPQLVFHSIQPPSNSQVSGICSRSCPCKMSQFPQKSSMEPPLSECMNSRADYLDSLSMDNFWLEVENIKQSTEAEQEECNLTDVKTPEEGEAEAEWLQDAGLSDLIGDDTSDNDNVVLLSTLTKTQAAAVQRRLDTYSRSRRKKNKPPVRDVRDIFGVASSEEMVVEMEESDKNRCQHSVETSNYAQKPDSRGLQDFPCMLGSPGKEEIFCTDIAYSEQAAILLKGSFVRESRRIKDESALTFKIPKGRLGVTRIGDLSPQDMKKIPTLALIELTALCDILGLELKRNKAAKQKAKENRLFGVPLSTLLENDQKLIPNTKVPLILQALLSCLEKKGLDTEGILRVSGSQTRIKSLGEKLESDFYSGLFRWDEVRQNDVSGLLKRFIRELPTPLLTAEYLPAFAAVQNIPDLKQRLQALNLLILILPEPNRNTLKTLLEFLSKVVAREKKNKMNLWNVSTVIAPNLFMHKGLANKIPEGKEKQLAEGAADVVRMMIHYQDLLWTISSFLVAQVRKLNESSSRRYQFYDKRIKNLLRKIHIDKDKVEKNQAEPSKTVKVQTSLLLKDSLEVHLNNGTKAADVLRQFQKHLSQNGWSIVNKVSLIKRNGAVESMNLLLYEVGGNISEHCLDPDTYLLDLYQINPHAEWIIKQNPSFPRML from the exons ATGGATAAACTTGGAAAGCCTGgttctgggtttgccagaactcgGATTCCCAGACCTCAACTTGTATTCCATTCCATCCAGCCTCCTTCCAATTCACAGGTCTCGGGCATTTGCAG CAGAAGTTGCCCTTGCAAAATGAGCCAGTTTCCTCAGAAGAGTTCTATGGAGCCCCCATTGTCGGAGTGCATGAATTCCAGAGCAGATTATTTGGACAGCTTGTCAATGGACAATTTTTGGCTGGAGGTGGAGAATATCAAACAGAGCACAGAAGCTGAGCAAGAGGAGTGCAACCTTACAGATGTCAAAACCCCAGAGG AGGGAGAAGCCGAAGCTGAGTGGCTACAGGATGCAGGCCTCTCTGACCTAATTGGGGACGACACCTCAGACAATGACAATGTAGTGCTGCTCTCCACCTTGACCAAGACCCAGGCTGCAGCCGTGCAGCGAAGGCTGGATACTTACTCACGGTCACGGCGGAAGAAGAACAAACCGCCCGTGCGTGATGTCAGAGACATTTTTGGTGTGGCCAGCTCCGAG GAGATGGTAGTGGAGATGGAGGAATCCGACAAGAATCGGTGTCAGCACAGTGTGGAGACTTCAAACTACGCTCAGAAAC CAGATTCAAGGGGACTCCAGGATTTTCCTTGCATGCTCGGAAGCCCTGGAAAAGAGGAGATATTCTGTACTGACATTGCCTACTCGGAGCAAGCAGCCATTTTGCTCAAGGGATCATTTGTACGGGAGTCTAGGAGGATAAAGGACGAGAGCGCCCTAACT TTTAAGATCCCTAAGGGCAGGCTGGGAGTGACCCGGATAGGAGACTTATCTCCACAGGACATGAAGAAGATCCCCACATTGGCCCTGATTGAGCTGACGGCTCTCTGTGACATCCTGGGCTTGGAGTTAAAGAGGAACAAGGCAGCCAAACAAAAGGCAAAAG AGAATCGACTCTTTGGAGTTCCACTCAGCACTTTGTTGGAAAATGACCAAAAACTCATCCCCAACACCAAGGTCCCGCTGATTCTCCAAGCA TTGCTGTCATGTTTGGAAAAGAAAGGGCTTGACACTGAAGGCATCCTGAGAGTTTCAGGGTCGCAGACCAGGATTAAG AGCCTGGGGGAAAAGCTGGAAAGTGACTTCTATTCTGGTCTGTTCCGCTGGGATGAGGTCCGCCAGAACGATGTGTCTGGCTTACTGAAGAGGTTCATTCGAGAGCTGCCCACCCCTCTGTTGACAGCCGAGTATCTGCCGGCGTTCGCTGCTGTGCAAA ATatcccagacctgaagcagagaTTGCAAGCTCTCAACCTGCTTATCCTGATTCTGCCAGAGCCCAACAGAAACACCCTAAAG ACTCTGCTGGAATTTCTCAGTAAAGTGGTTGCTAgggagaaaaagaacaaaatgaaTCTCTGGAATGTTTCCACAGTCATCGCTCCAAATCTCTTCATGCATAAAGGACTGGCGAATAAGATcccagaagggaaggagaagcagctggcagagggggCAGCCGATGTTGTGCGGATGATGATCCATTACCAAGACTTGCTTTGGACT ATCTCCTCTTTCCTGGTAGCTCAAGTGAGAAAACTGAATGAGAGCAGCAGCCGGAGGTACCAGTTCTACGATAAACGAATCAAAAACTTGCTACGGAAGATTCACATAGACAAGGACAAAGTGGAGAAGAACCAGGCAGAA CCTTCCAAGACCGTGAAAGTCCAGACATCTCTGTTACTGAAGGATTCACTGGAGGTTCACTTGAACAATGGAACCAAAGCTGCAGATGTCCTAAGGCAGTTTCAGAAACACCTCAGCCAGAACGGCTGGAGTATTGTCAACAAAGTCAGCCTCATCAAACG CAATGGTGCTGTCGAGTCAATGAACCTGCTCCTCTACGAAGTAGGCGGCAATATAA
- the ARHGAP40 gene encoding rho GTPase-activating protein 40 isoform X6, which yields MDKLGKPGSGFARTRIPRPQLVFHSIQPPSNSQVSGICSRSCPCKMSQFPQKSSMEPPLSECMNSRADYLDSLSMDNFWLEVENIKQSTEAEQEECNLTDVKTPEEGEAEAEWLQDAGLSDLIGDDTSDNDNVVLLSTLTKTQAAAVQRRLDTYSRSRRKKNKPPVRDVRDIFGVASSEEMVVEMEESDKNRCQHSVETSNYAQKPDSRGLQDFPCMLGSPGKEEIFCTDIAYSEQAAILLKGSFVRESRRIKDESALTQFKIPKGRLGVTRIGDLSPQDMKKIPTLALIELTALCDILGLELKRNKAAKQKAKENRLFGVPLSTLLENDQKLIPNTKVPLILQALLSCLEKKGLDTEGILRVSGSQTRIKSLGEKLESDFYSGLFRWDEVRQNDVSGLLKRFIRELPTPLLTAEYLPAFAAVQNIPDLKQRLQALNLLILILPEPNRNTLKTLLEFLSKVVAREKKNKMNLWNVSTVIAPNLFMHKGLANKIPEGKEKQLAEGAADVVRMMIHYQDLLWTISSFLVAQVRKLNESSSRRYQFYDKRIKNLLRKIHIDKDKVEKNQAEPSKTVKVQTSLLLKDSLEVHLNNGTKAADVLRQFQKHLSQNGWSIVNKVSLIKR from the exons ATGGATAAACTTGGAAAGCCTGgttctgggtttgccagaactcgGATTCCCAGACCTCAACTTGTATTCCATTCCATCCAGCCTCCTTCCAATTCACAGGTCTCGGGCATTTGCAG CAGAAGTTGCCCTTGCAAAATGAGCCAGTTTCCTCAGAAGAGTTCTATGGAGCCCCCATTGTCGGAGTGCATGAATTCCAGAGCAGATTATTTGGACAGCTTGTCAATGGACAATTTTTGGCTGGAGGTGGAGAATATCAAACAGAGCACAGAAGCTGAGCAAGAGGAGTGCAACCTTACAGATGTCAAAACCCCAGAGG AGGGAGAAGCCGAAGCTGAGTGGCTACAGGATGCAGGCCTCTCTGACCTAATTGGGGACGACACCTCAGACAATGACAATGTAGTGCTGCTCTCCACCTTGACCAAGACCCAGGCTGCAGCCGTGCAGCGAAGGCTGGATACTTACTCACGGTCACGGCGGAAGAAGAACAAACCGCCCGTGCGTGATGTCAGAGACATTTTTGGTGTGGCCAGCTCCGAG GAGATGGTAGTGGAGATGGAGGAATCCGACAAGAATCGGTGTCAGCACAGTGTGGAGACTTCAAACTACGCTCAGAAAC CAGATTCAAGGGGACTCCAGGATTTTCCTTGCATGCTCGGAAGCCCTGGAAAAGAGGAGATATTCTGTACTGACATTGCCTACTCGGAGCAAGCAGCCATTTTGCTCAAGGGATCATTTGTACGGGAGTCTAGGAGGATAAAGGACGAGAGCGCCCTAACT CAGTTTAAGATCCCTAAGGGCAGGCTGGGAGTGACCCGGATAGGAGACTTATCTCCACAGGACATGAAGAAGATCCCCACATTGGCCCTGATTGAGCTGACGGCTCTCTGTGACATCCTGGGCTTGGAGTTAAAGAGGAACAAGGCAGCCAAACAAAAGGCAAAAG AGAATCGACTCTTTGGAGTTCCACTCAGCACTTTGTTGGAAAATGACCAAAAACTCATCCCCAACACCAAGGTCCCGCTGATTCTCCAAGCA TTGCTGTCATGTTTGGAAAAGAAAGGGCTTGACACTGAAGGCATCCTGAGAGTTTCAGGGTCGCAGACCAGGATTAAG AGCCTGGGGGAAAAGCTGGAAAGTGACTTCTATTCTGGTCTGTTCCGCTGGGATGAGGTCCGCCAGAACGATGTGTCTGGCTTACTGAAGAGGTTCATTCGAGAGCTGCCCACCCCTCTGTTGACAGCCGAGTATCTGCCGGCGTTCGCTGCTGTGCAAA ATatcccagacctgaagcagagaTTGCAAGCTCTCAACCTGCTTATCCTGATTCTGCCAGAGCCCAACAGAAACACCCTAAAG ACTCTGCTGGAATTTCTCAGTAAAGTGGTTGCTAgggagaaaaagaacaaaatgaaTCTCTGGAATGTTTCCACAGTCATCGCTCCAAATCTCTTCATGCATAAAGGACTGGCGAATAAGATcccagaagggaaggagaagcagctggcagagggggCAGCCGATGTTGTGCGGATGATGATCCATTACCAAGACTTGCTTTGGACT ATCTCCTCTTTCCTGGTAGCTCAAGTGAGAAAACTGAATGAGAGCAGCAGCCGGAGGTACCAGTTCTACGATAAACGAATCAAAAACTTGCTACGGAAGATTCACATAGACAAGGACAAAGTGGAGAAGAACCAGGCAGAA CCTTCCAAGACCGTGAAAGTCCAGACATCTCTGTTACTGAAGGATTCACTGGAGGTTCACTTGAACAATGGAACCAAAGCTGCAGATGTCCTAAGGCAGTTTCAGAAACACCTCAGCCAGAACGGCTGGAGTATTGTCAACAAAGTCAGCCTCATCAAACG
- the ARHGAP40 gene encoding rho GTPase-activating protein 40 isoform X2, with the protein MDKLGKPGSGFARTRIPRPQLVFHSIQPPSNSQVSGICRSCPCKMSQFPQKSSMEPPLSECMNSRADYLDSLSMDNFWLEVENIKQSTEAEQEECNLTDVKTPEEGEAEAEWLQDAGLSDLIGDDTSDNDNVVLLSTLTKTQAAAVQRRLDTYSRSRRKKNKPPVRDVRDIFGVASSEEMVVEMEESDKNRCQHSVETSNYAQKPDSRGLQDFPCMLGSPGKEEIFCTDIAYSEQAAILLKGSFVRESRRIKDESALTQFKIPKGRLGVTRIGDLSPQDMKKIPTLALIELTALCDILGLELKRNKAAKQKAKENRLFGVPLSTLLENDQKLIPNTKVPLILQALLSCLEKKGLDTEGILRVSGSQTRIKSLGEKLESDFYSGLFRWDEVRQNDVSGLLKRFIRELPTPLLTAEYLPAFAAVQNIPDLKQRLQALNLLILILPEPNRNTLKTLLEFLSKVVAREKKNKMNLWNVSTVIAPNLFMHKGLANKIPEGKEKQLAEGAADVVRMMIHYQDLLWTISSFLVAQVRKLNESSSRRYQFYDKRIKNLLRKIHIDKDKVEKNQAEPSKTVKVQTSLLLKDSLEVHLNNGTKAADVLRQFQKHLSQNGWSIVNKVSLIKRNGAVESMNLLLYEVGGNISEHCLDPDTYLLDLYQINPHAEWIIKQNPSFPRML; encoded by the exons ATGGATAAACTTGGAAAGCCTGgttctgggtttgccagaactcgGATTCCCAGACCTCAACTTGTATTCCATTCCATCCAGCCTCCTTCCAATTCACAGGTCTCGGGCATTTGCAG AAGTTGCCCTTGCAAAATGAGCCAGTTTCCTCAGAAGAGTTCTATGGAGCCCCCATTGTCGGAGTGCATGAATTCCAGAGCAGATTATTTGGACAGCTTGTCAATGGACAATTTTTGGCTGGAGGTGGAGAATATCAAACAGAGCACAGAAGCTGAGCAAGAGGAGTGCAACCTTACAGATGTCAAAACCCCAGAGG AGGGAGAAGCCGAAGCTGAGTGGCTACAGGATGCAGGCCTCTCTGACCTAATTGGGGACGACACCTCAGACAATGACAATGTAGTGCTGCTCTCCACCTTGACCAAGACCCAGGCTGCAGCCGTGCAGCGAAGGCTGGATACTTACTCACGGTCACGGCGGAAGAAGAACAAACCGCCCGTGCGTGATGTCAGAGACATTTTTGGTGTGGCCAGCTCCGAG GAGATGGTAGTGGAGATGGAGGAATCCGACAAGAATCGGTGTCAGCACAGTGTGGAGACTTCAAACTACGCTCAGAAAC CAGATTCAAGGGGACTCCAGGATTTTCCTTGCATGCTCGGAAGCCCTGGAAAAGAGGAGATATTCTGTACTGACATTGCCTACTCGGAGCAAGCAGCCATTTTGCTCAAGGGATCATTTGTACGGGAGTCTAGGAGGATAAAGGACGAGAGCGCCCTAACT CAGTTTAAGATCCCTAAGGGCAGGCTGGGAGTGACCCGGATAGGAGACTTATCTCCACAGGACATGAAGAAGATCCCCACATTGGCCCTGATTGAGCTGACGGCTCTCTGTGACATCCTGGGCTTGGAGTTAAAGAGGAACAAGGCAGCCAAACAAAAGGCAAAAG AGAATCGACTCTTTGGAGTTCCACTCAGCACTTTGTTGGAAAATGACCAAAAACTCATCCCCAACACCAAGGTCCCGCTGATTCTCCAAGCA TTGCTGTCATGTTTGGAAAAGAAAGGGCTTGACACTGAAGGCATCCTGAGAGTTTCAGGGTCGCAGACCAGGATTAAG AGCCTGGGGGAAAAGCTGGAAAGTGACTTCTATTCTGGTCTGTTCCGCTGGGATGAGGTCCGCCAGAACGATGTGTCTGGCTTACTGAAGAGGTTCATTCGAGAGCTGCCCACCCCTCTGTTGACAGCCGAGTATCTGCCGGCGTTCGCTGCTGTGCAAA ATatcccagacctgaagcagagaTTGCAAGCTCTCAACCTGCTTATCCTGATTCTGCCAGAGCCCAACAGAAACACCCTAAAG ACTCTGCTGGAATTTCTCAGTAAAGTGGTTGCTAgggagaaaaagaacaaaatgaaTCTCTGGAATGTTTCCACAGTCATCGCTCCAAATCTCTTCATGCATAAAGGACTGGCGAATAAGATcccagaagggaaggagaagcagctggcagagggggCAGCCGATGTTGTGCGGATGATGATCCATTACCAAGACTTGCTTTGGACT ATCTCCTCTTTCCTGGTAGCTCAAGTGAGAAAACTGAATGAGAGCAGCAGCCGGAGGTACCAGTTCTACGATAAACGAATCAAAAACTTGCTACGGAAGATTCACATAGACAAGGACAAAGTGGAGAAGAACCAGGCAGAA CCTTCCAAGACCGTGAAAGTCCAGACATCTCTGTTACTGAAGGATTCACTGGAGGTTCACTTGAACAATGGAACCAAAGCTGCAGATGTCCTAAGGCAGTTTCAGAAACACCTCAGCCAGAACGGCTGGAGTATTGTCAACAAAGTCAGCCTCATCAAACG CAATGGTGCTGTCGAGTCAATGAACCTGCTCCTCTACGAAGTAGGCGGCAATATAA